The Arachis hypogaea cultivar Tifrunner chromosome 14, arahy.Tifrunner.gnm2.J5K5, whole genome shotgun sequence DNA window ACCGTGTGAGGCGGTGACCCAGAGGCAAGAAGCACGAGCAGAGGCGAATGGAAAGCAAAAGAACCGGAAGCCCACACCTGTGACGGCAATCGGCGACGGTGAAGACGACGGCGGAGAAGACCAACGGCAGAAGAAGAGAAACAGAGGTGAGGCCCGTTCAACGTTGAATGAGACAATAGGGTGCCGGTGCCAGTTGCTTGCTCCGGTGCCGGCTGCAGCGGAGACTACCCGATCGAAGGAGAAGAGGAACTGGATTTCAGAATTTGTGCGAGTTAAGGTAGAACTGGTTCCCGAATCAGAAATTCagaattagggttttttttttagatttggaTTTTAATTTGGAGGTGGATTTAAAACCATTTAAATGGATTGGATTAAAAACATGTAAGCACACCACTTGCATGCCAAGTTGGTGGATATGAGAGAAAATTGTATGGTTTGTTTTATGATGCCTCCTCCTCTAGGGTTACATGAGTTTGTTATGGTGTGTTCCATGTATTTCTCTAGGCTTcaataaaatattcttattttatattatattatatcattctcttgctttctttttttcaGATCGTTCATTGCCAAGTAGTTTTCTTTTCTATGATATGTATTAAAGTGATAGTTATAATGGCTATAAATGGACCATCAACTATGAATTTGACATATAGTTTTATTTTGAACTAAAACAAGTTTAACCGATAAACTAAtgacaataaattttttatcttttatcacaAGAACATAAAACGTACTTTCCATAAcaaataatatagataaataaaaaactaacttCTTAGAATGTTATCGCTTTTTGACGGTGAATCTCTACTGGAAGTAGAGATGAGAAATTTTCCTACAGGCTGTGTGGTGCAGGCAGCATGTTGTAATCCTCTGATCTACGAAGGAGAAGGGAGGCAGTGACCAATTTAAGGTTCCTGCAACAAAAAAGAGAGCAAATCGTGTCAGGTGGTCATACCCAAACCAGTTCATAGCAAAATAGAAAGCCCAATGCGGCTAAATAGAAAACGCTCAAGAAGGGTCTTCGAGCAATAATGGgccaaaaaaatatacaaatgaccgaattttttttcaatttaaaaaaattataaaattatgtttttaGCGTAGCAGTTAGTGTGATAGTGTCTCATTTTGAcgctaaaattagtttttaatatttgtttcagaaattagtaataaaattttactcCTAAAACACAATTTTAATCCATTTAATACTTTCAAAAAGTGGAGACAGATTTGTCTTTTAATCTCAGTCTTCCTTCCAAATACAGTCTTACTGACACTTTTTATAGTCACAGTAGAATACACCTATCTATATAATAATTTCGTGCGTCACTGGGTGAAAGAAAGGACTTTTCTAAATCAAAGACGCTGAACTTCCACAAATTAAGTGCAGCAAGAGGATATTAAACAAAAGAATCAATTTGGTTAAACATGCATAATGGATTTGAATATTTAACTAAGCACTACTATTTTGATCAGAGTTTTTAAAGCAGAAATAGATCTACCTTTAAGAGCATGTTTAGTTAAGTGATCACAACGGGTAAAAAATTTTCATAGGCAcgtcaaaatcatccatccataGAAGATTTACCTCATGTTTACTCAACTAAACATTCTTGAAAAGTTGGCGAAAAACCGAATGTAACTATTTAGCAAAATTACCaataaataaattagaagaaAGAAGCCAAAGAACTCCCAACTCCCAAGTATTATAAACTGCTACATAGAAATATGAAGAAAATAACTGAatttccattctttcttctttttccctaAACTCATCTAGAAGTATTCATACCAACAAGATAGGAATATCTAAAATCTAATGTAAACCCATATTTAAGCCCTTGACATCTAATGATTTTCTGTCACTGAAACAAGTGCAGTTTCTCTCCTGTGGGTTGCCTTGGCTGGAGTAGACGAGAATGCATAAGCCCATAAATAGGTTAAATAGTGAGAATGTTAGAAATTCTCAAACTCCTAATAGATTAAAAGGAGGAAGAGTTGCCCCTTGAACATGATTTTGTCCAAACTTACATGTCACCGGGGAAGATGAACCAACACCTATTTACCAGAACAATGACCACATCACCACCAATATaatgaaattttcttttttaatcctGTTTTATTTTTGACACTAGACCCCGATATAAACATTTGACAGAGCAGCAATGACATTCCAACCCTGAATTGATTCGGGAAACAGAACTACAGAACCTTCTCACATTATCCAATTCAAGgatagatggaacaatgatgcTATAACTGTACAAAGCAGAGCAGTGATACTTCTCTGTGCAGTCAAAACGAAAACCACTTGTAGCCCCCAAATTGCAAATGTATTCTCACCAGGTACCGAAACTGCAACCGATGTGTTCTTGAGTGATGATTCTAAGGCGATCTTGCATGACAGCCTTGGATGAATATGGCGGGAAACACAGCCTGTAAAAGCATGTGTGCGATGAAGGAAGGCGGTCTTCAGTTTTCATAGACCTGTAAATGTATAAACGGGAAGCTAAACCACGGAAACCTTCAACTGGCAGATATTTCACGGATGTCCAAAAGAACAGAAGAATCTTCCTTTGTTCTGCTGGCATTCTACCAACAATCTGCCAAATTTTTTTGGACGGAATATAATGTTAGATTTATTGTATTTCTGCAATTCATGATCCAAAtagaaaaatttataatattagatAATAATACAGTATAGCTCAAACTGGAAAGAATATGAAAAAAATGCAACTCATTAGCATATGGCTTCACAAAAGTACAGTGGCCAAACTATAgaagtacttttttttttcttttttctttaaacaaaGCATCACCAATTATGATTaaagttaaatattttaaaatcataGTATTTGGGGGCAAATGAACTGAAGGGAGACATCTGTGTGAGTGTGATATGTACTCTAGAACTGGTACCAGTAAGTGGCTATTATGTAAAAGAGTAGTGTGTAGAAAGAGGTGTTCTCAGCATGCGCTGAACATTAGAAATTTCGGAAGAATGTATATGTTAATCTGAGAGATTCAAGGAGGGAGTTAGGTAGCACCTAAAAAATTGAAGATATCAGGACTAAAGGAAGAGAGTTAGCTAACAAAATAGAAGAAGTTgtatcataaattcataattgTATCAGTGGCTGATTTCATGGCTTGAACCCAAAACCGTGAGGTCATTCGGAAACAACTCAACTGTTGCGCCAAGTTCTTCAAAATGGGGAAGTAAAATTACATTCGCAAAAGAAAAAGTTAACAAAAAGGGAGAGGAGAGAGTGGAGCAGAAAGGATGTAAAGACATGTTAGTTCCAGAAAACCAGTATCATTAATACCTCCCAAAACCAAGATATTTGACAGTCAGTCTCTTTATAGCCATTATACTCAGTATGAGCCTTCCAATCTTCGACAGAAATAGTACTTTCGCTCCCATGGAGCATCCAATCAAGGTCTTCAAGCTCTAAACTTTTAAAGAAGAACGGCTGTTGCCTTGAGTTAGAAAGGATATCACCAAAGCCCTTGGCAAAATGTGATACCTGCTCAGATATCGATGTCTCAAAATAATTTTGAATGAGAAGAGAAACATACTTCTCCCTGTTCGTACTATTCACTACAAGGTTTTTCCCACCAGAGCAAAGTTCAACCACTTTCCTGTGTCCTAATTCATCCACCTCTCTCACAAACGTCAGTCCTAAAGCATCTGAATCAATGAAATCAGCATCCATCTCCAATATTTGCTTGCAGCTACTGTACAAGTAAGGATCTGCCGCCTGTATATCTTCTAAAGTAACAGACTTTCCAGCCAATTGCTTGAAAAACAAACGGTCAAAAACAATACCCACTTGCACCTTATGCATTAAAGCTAATGCAATAACACGACCAGCAAAACTGAAGTACTTTAGATGCAGAGGATCTACCTTAGATGCTGCAAACAAGAAGACATAGTAAACTTGGCTATGCATGAGTGCTTTATTAATATTCACAGAGGATTAATGCAAAGCCACCAATCATCCAAATGGATGAGTATGCACGAATTAACATGGACTTGTATTTGCTTTTGTCATCAACAAGCAACTGGCCTCCATTTGCTTTGGTAACTTCCGGAACAGCCTGAGATAAAAGACAATGAAAACCAAATCACCTCAAATAGCAGAGAAAAATTTGCCCAGATAGATACCACTGGGATTGAAAAGAAGTCAGATATTGCTTCCAATCATTTGGTTTTTTTCAATTAGTATCTTGACAATTTTTCACTCCAATATTTTATGCAAAATATGGTTT harbors:
- the LOC112741280 gene encoding E3 ubiquitin-protein ligase UPL5-like, with amino-acid sequence MHSQVYYVFLFAASKVDPLHLKYFSFAGRVIALALMHKVQVGIVFDRLFFKQLAGKSVTLEDIQAADPYLYSSCKQILEMDADFIDSDALGLTFVREVDELGHRKVVELCSGGKNLVVNSTNREKYVSLLIQNYFETSISEQVSHFAKGFGDILSNSRQQPFFFKSLELEDLDWMLHGSESTISVEDWKAHTEYNGYKETDCQISWFWEIVGRMPAEQRKILLFFWTSVKYLPVEGFRGLASRLYIYRSMKTEDRLPSSHTCFYRLCFPPYSSKAVMQDRLRIITQEHIGCSFGTW